From a region of the Alnus glutinosa chromosome 1, dhAlnGlut1.1, whole genome shotgun sequence genome:
- the LOC133851911 gene encoding uncharacterized protein LOC133851911, producing MGVMENMLHSESLRTVTSVNGSHSEGRLGKSAMENGDCSFHTSAPKYKRRKVSAVRDFPPIPPRIQSTEMLERKNLLTSEEERVVISSDQEVNGLESVNAEPVKMKSPALEALNNSGLSEPVKGLEHNVSAVCDFPLGCGPFTPQIQSTEMLEQKTVLTSDEVNGLESVNAKLKALNNAELSEPVKGLEHKVSAGCDFPPVCRPFAPQIQSTEMLEQKKNVLTSKEEKVVISSDEVNGLESVNVEPVKMQSPPLDALNNAGLSEPVKGLEHKVSDVRDFPPVCGPFAPRIQSTEMLEQKKNILTSNEEKVVVSSDEVNRLEYVNAVKIQSPTLEALNNAGLSEPVKGLEHKVSTVCDFPLVCGPFAPQIQSTEMPEQKNVLTSKEEKVVVSSDEVNGLESVNAEPVKMQSLALEALNNAGLSEPVKGLEDTACDLSKDLHLVGASASKKEMFLPSGSKCWSPSGGPNDNGLRKTMAKKYPPRRKVSAIRDFPPLFGRNAPHLSKVETVKVLASLKNKSLGQGNSDMGDKPPFEETEKTDLKRMGEDVQNTDAQKRKFQGNVSVKIGDRVGAESDGRATKKIRKQNGYERSFEMKVDQEPVLDRVVVLGLMAAPNCPWRNGKGAYKPYPTGIANEGKGKKYSFLQPGKHKSAVRTKDEAKVSGVKSKKKNSSVSRNTANQGMGQIVVRDKEDSPKEDSPKNDDEYLDFHMAPGPRSFGVNLPPIGISGQSHNSDAITRNKVRETLRLFQAVCRKLLQEEEAKPKEREKGNRRVDQKASKILKDKNKFVNNGEKILGSVPGVEVGDEFHYRIELNIIGLHRPSMAGIDFMKHGGEILAISVVSSGGYDDDWDNSDSLTYMGQGGNVMNTDKEPEDQKLERGNLALKNSMHKRNPVRVIRGSESSNGKTYIYDGLYLVEKYWQDLGPHGKLVFKFQLDRIPGQPELAWKEVKKSKKFKIREGLCVDDISQGIESTPICVVNTIDDEKPAPFKYITSMIYPHWCRPVSPKGCDCINGCSDSEKCSCAVKNGGEIPFNYNGAIVEAKPLVYECGPSCKCPSTCHNRVSQQGIKFQLEIFKTKSRGWGVRSLNSIPSGSFICEYIGELLEDKEAERRTGNDEYLFDIGNNYNDSSLWDGLSSLMPDVQATSCEVVEDGGFTIDAAQYGNVGRFINHSCSPNLYAQNVLYDHEDNRIPHIMLFAAENIPPLQELTYHYNYMIDQVRDSNGNIKKKSCFCGSIECTGRMY from the coding sequence ATGGGGGTTATGGAGAATATGCTGCATTCAGAGTCTCTTAGAACAGTTACATCAGTAAACGGTAGTCATTCTGAAGGAAGATTGGGAAAATCGGCAATGGAAAATGGTGATTGTTCTTTTCATACTAGTGCACCAAAGTATAAGAGGCGCAAAGTCTCCGCAGTTCGTGACTTTCCACCAATTCCTCCACGAATCCAGTCTACAGAGATGCTTGAGCGAAAAAATCTCTTGACATCAGAGGAAGAAAGAGTGGTCATTTCATCTGATCAGGAGGTGAATGGACTTGAATCTGTGAATGCTGAACCTGTAAAAATGAAGTCACCAGCTTTGGAAGCTTTGAACAATTCAGGGTTGAGTGAACCAGTAAAGGGTTTAGAGCACAATGTTTCTGCTGTTTGTGACTTTCCACTAGGATGTGGACCATTTACTCCACAAATCCAGTCTACAGAGATGCTTGAGCAAAAAACTGTTTTGACATCTGATGAGGTGAATGGACTTGAATCTGTGAATGCTAAACTGAAAGCTTTGAACAATGCAGAGTTGAGTGAACCAGTAAAGGGTTTAGAGCACAAAGTTTCTGCTGGTTGTGACTTTCCACCAGTATGTAGACCATTTGCTCCACAAATCCAGTCTACAGAGATGcttgagcaaaaaaaaaatgttttgacctcaaaggaagaaaaagtggtcATTTCATCTGATGAAGTGAATGGACTTGAATCTGTGAATGTTGAACCTGTAAAAATGCAGTCACCACCTTTGGATGCTTTGAACAATGCAGGGTTGAGTGAACCTGTAAAGGGTTTAGAGCACAAAGTTTCTGATGTTCGTGACTTTCCACCAGTATGTGGACCATTTGCTCCACGAATCCAGTCTACAGAGATGcttgagcaaaaaaaaaatattttgacatCAAATGAAGAAAAAGTGGTTGTGTCATCTGATGAGGTGAATAGACTTGAATATGTTAATGCTGTAAAAATTCAGTCACCAACTTTGGAAGCTTTGAACAATGCCGGGTTGAGTGAACCAGTAAAGGGTTTAGAGCACAAAGTGTCTACTGTTTGTGACTTTCCACTAGTATGTGGACCATTTGCTCCACAAATCCAGTCTACAGAGATGCCTGagcaaaaaaatgttttgacatcaaaagaagaaaaagtagtcGTTTCATCTGATGAGGTGAATGGACTTGAATCTGTGAATGCTGAACCTGTAAAAATGCAGTCACTAGCTTTGGAAGCTTTGAACAATGCAGGGTTGAGTGAACCTGTAAAGGGTTTAGAAGACACAGCCTGTGATTTGTCAAAGGATTTACATTTGGTGGGTGCTTCTGCTTCAAAGAAAGAGATGTTTTTGCCTAGTGGTTCTAAATGCTGGTCACCATCTGGTGGTCCCAATGACAATGGTTTGAGGAAGACTATGGCCAAAAAGTATCCTCCACGAAGAAAAGTTTCAGCCATCAGAGACTTCCCTCCCTTGTTTGGAAGGAACGCCCCACATCTCAGTAAGGTAGAGACTGTGAAAGTGCTTGCTTCTCTGAAGAACAAGAGTTTGGGTCAAGGTAATTCTGATATGGGTGACAAGCCGCCATTTGAAGAGACTGAAAAAACTGACTTGAAGCGAATGGGAGAGGATGTTCAAAATACAGATGCACAGAAGAGAAAATTTCAGGGGAATGTTTCTGTGAAAATTGGGGACAGAGTTGGAGCTGAATCTGATGGGCGTGCTACTAAAAAAATCAGGAAGCAAAATGGATATGAAAGGTCTTTTGAGATGAAGGTGGACCAGGAGCCTGTGTTGGACAGGGTCGTAGTGCTAGGTCTGATGGCTGCTCCAAATTGTCCTTGGAGGAATGGGAAAGGGGCCTATAAACCATACCCAACTGGCATTGCAAATGAAGgtaaaggaaagaaatataGTTTTCTACAGCCTGGGAAACATAAATCTGCTGTCAGGACAAAGGATGAAGCGAAAGTTTCTGGAGTAAAGTCTAAGAAAAAGAACTCATCTGTTTCAAGAAACACCGCTAATCAAGGTATGGGTCAAATTGTTGTTAGGGATAAGGAGGATTCTCCTAAGGAGGATTCTCCTAAGAATGATGATGAATATTTAGACTTTCATATGGCTCCAGGACCACGTAGTTTTGGTGTAAACCTTCCACCCATTGGAATAAGTGGTCAAAGTCACAACAGTGATGCAATTACTCGAAACAAAGTGAGGGAGACACTGCGTCTGTTCCAAGCTGTCTGTAGGAAGCTTTTGCaggaagaagaagcaaagccAAAGGAACGAGAAAAAGGTAATAGAAGGGTTGATCAAAAAGCATCAAAGATTCTtaaggataaaaataaatttgttaacAATGGCGAAAAAATCTTGGGATCTGTCCCAGGTGTTGAAGTTGGTGATGAGTTTCATTACAGGATTGAGCTTAATATTATTGGCCTTCATCGCCCGAGTATGGCTGGAATAGATTTTATGAAGCATGGTGGGGAGATCCTTGCAATTAGTGTTGTGTCATCTGGGGGCTATGATGATGATTGGGATAATTCAGATTCCTTGACATATATGGGCCAGGGAGGAAATGTGATGAATACTGATAAAGAACCTGAAGATCAGAAACTTGAACGGGGAAACCTTGCTTTGAAGAATAGCATGCATAAAAGGAATCCTGTTAGGGTGATCCGTGGCTCTGAGTCTTCAAATGGAAAAACATATATCTATGATGGGCTATATCTGGTGGAGAAATATTGGCAGGATTTGGGGCCACATGGTAAACTAGTTTTCAAGTTTCAGTTGGACAGAATTCCAGGTCAACCAGAGCTCGCTTGGAAAGAAGTCAAAAAGTCCAAGAAATTCAAAATTAGGGAGGGTCTCTGCGTGGATGATATCTCACAAGGGATAGAGTCAACTCCCATTTGTGTTGTGAACACCATAGATGATGAGAAACCTGCACCATTTAAATACATTACTAGCATGATATATCCTCATTGGTGCCGCCCTGTCTCTCCTAAGGGCTGTGACTGTATTAATGGATGCTCGGATTCTGAGAAATGTTCCTGTGCTGTCAAGAATGGAGGAGAAATCCCATTTAACTATAATGGGGCTATAGTTGAAGCAAAGCCCCTCGTCTATGAGTGTGGTCCTTCTTGCAAGTGCCCTTCTACATGCCATAATAGAGTCAGCCAGCAAGGTATCAAATTTCAGcttgaaatttttaaaaccaAATCAAGGGGATGGGGTGTGAGATCCCTTAATTCGATTCCTTCAGGAAGTTTTATTTGTGAGTATATCGGAGAGCTCCTTGAAGATAAGGAGGCTGAACGAAGAACCGGCAATGATGAGTATTTGTTTGATATTGGGAATAACTACAATGACAGTTCTCTTTGGGATGGACTCTCATCCCTTATGCCTGATGTGCAGGCAACTTCCTGTGAAGTTGTGGAGGATGGTGGCTTCACCATTGATGCAGCGCAGTATGGCAATGTGGGGAGATTCATCAACCACAGTTGTTCTCCCAATTTGTATGCACAAAATGTCCTATACGATCATGAGGACAATAGGATTCCTCACATAATGCTCTTTGCCGCTGAAAACATTCCTCCGTTGCAAGAGCTGACTTACCATTACAATTACATGATAGATCAGGTTCGTGATTCAAATGGCAATATTAAAAAGAAGAGTTGCTTTTGTGGTTCTATAGAGTGCACCGGCAGGATGTATTGA
- the LOC133851933 gene encoding vesicle transport protein GOT1-like: MVSFEMNDRKKIGLGLTGFGIFFSFLGIIFFFDKGLLAMGNILFFSGVTLTIGLKSSMQFFMKRQNFKGTISFGVGFFFVVIGWPILGMILEAYGFIVLFSGFWPTLAVFLQKIPILGWLFQQPYIRSFFDRYRGRRVPV, from the exons ATGGTTTCCTTTGAGATGAATGACCGCAAGA AGATTGGACTAGGATTGACAGGATTTGGCATATTTTTCTCATTCCTGGGGATCATCTTCTTTTTTGACAAGGGATTACTTGCCATGGGAAAT ATACTCTTCTTCTCAGGGGTGACTCTGACCATTGGACTGAAGTCTTCCATGCAGTTCTTCATGAAACGCCAAAATTTCAAG GGAACAATTTCTTTTGGTGTTGGCTTCTTCTTTGTTGTCATAGGATGGCCTATTTTGGGCATGATTTTGGAGGCATATGGATTCATTGTACTCTTCAG TGGGTTCTGGCCAACACTTGCGGTTTTTCTGCAAAAGATACCTATTCTCGGTTGGTTGTTCCAACAGCCATATATCAGATCG TTCTTTGACAGGTATCGGGGCAGACGGGTGCCCGTATGA
- the LOC133851947 gene encoding protein EMBRYO DEFECTIVE 1674 translates to MVKTRRSRGFPTPLNPKALPKPITPTSTTKIVSSSLYKSVSLHDWWLVKAPDGKGLAVGGFASLERLGVRFFCSAAIFKRHDATTLETTDGTNITIIGFINRSRSLQNGFPSEVCNHFLLGFPWNWEEYAVGCSGEKSTSRGVLTRISASDKSDVSLGYNAEKTFPFSLHDLPVTRIHDLLISTFEDPDYCLLTKSIYNDILGKSMGNSPMKNMQSGLNETPVNQKETKADHKYNNEDTFLNSRDMTTEEHEKAGYHSEMGMNVLTTTIGVSTRSMTRLKNFRMEQEERLSPNSNIKHKYSDQTISSDAARKRIGGMVKRNAPKVYDKSVIRRSRRLMNPKK, encoded by the exons ATGGTGAAGACGAGAAGAAGCCGGGGCTTTCCAACGCCTCTCAATCCAAAAGCATTACCCAAACCGATTACCCCAACCTCCACCACCAAAATCGTCTCCTCTTCTCTCTACAAATCT GTGTCACTGCATGATTGGTGGCTGGTGAAGGCTCCCGACGGGAAGGGTTTAGCTGTAGGAGGGTTTGCTTCGTTAGA GAGACTAGGAGTAAGATTTTTTTGCTCTGCTGCAATTTTCAAGAGACACGATGCCACCACTCTTGAGACAACGGATGGCACCAACATCACAATCATTGGTTTCATAAATAGGTCTCGGTCGCTTCAAAATGGTTTTCCATCTGAG GTATGCAATCATTTCCTGCTTGGATTTCCCTGGAACTGGGAGGAGTATGCTGTTGGTTGTTCTGGGGAAAAATCTACTAGTAGAGGCGTTCTGACAAGGATTTCTGCTTCTGACAAGTCCGACGTGTCTTTGGGTTACAATGCAGAAAAaacttttccattttctttacATGATCTCCCAGTGACTAGGATACATGATCTTTTAATATCCACTTTTGAAGATCCAGATTATTGTTTGCTGACAAAGAGCATTTACAATGATATATTGGGAAAATCAATGGGGAATAGTCCAATGAAAAATATGCAATCCGGACTAAATGAGACTCCAGTTAATCAGAAGGAGACTAAGGCTGATCATAAGTACAACAACGAGGATACTTTCTTGAATTCGAGGGATATGACAACAGAAGAACATGAGAAAGCTGGCTATCACTCTGAGATGGGCATGAATGTCCTGACCACAACTATAGGTGTTTCAACAAGAAGCATGACTAGATTGAAGAATTTTAGAATGGAACAAGAAGAGAGACTTTCACCAAATTCGAACATTAAGCATAAATATAGTGATCAGACTATTTCATCAGATGCCGCTAGGAAAAGAATTGGAGGAATGGTAAAAAGAAATGCTCCAAAGGTTTATGATAAATCTGTAATCAGAAGATCAAGGAGGTTGATGAATCCAAAGAAATGA
- the LOC133851957 gene encoding uncharacterized protein LOC133851957, with the protein MAFDMDSDRCVGFKRRITEIGDTQETPPTPPPQSSTSLCIVHQDEQEEQDFAENKNLSLLSDSKKSKSSSHCEESEIITEGNQELGFASGAQQSREVLGSLASGPSGNGDFVIKVENFGGEVQKTEDCEAGYVCDCEAKQEKFDVEKGGGEVQKTENCEAGYVCDGDAKQEKFDIEKGGVEETAKESLLSASSDKEEKAFVKSEVGVEVGSATEENKELGKEFESKILLEVKKKQLLEKLEVVLMAEDKTQGEKFTDFEGSLEIEVIDQTALIDFNDKCAERKGNKNVNQEMDAKKARRSRRKAKKVFEMNRKNTLVRGETENGCRKIGDGTKTLYSRKEMEALRFTNIVEQRQIWKVIYNGLGAAVAREYDDLASSKHQKQIRLNFDPRQRFVKQEEAPPILREACSENMDIDIKDMESNETESLSPLDPTCSQSVSGEYGYTGLEEDSSDDDDSVEDYASIQKPAFVVEGEPNFDSGPPEDGFEYIRRVRWEASQIPKVKVAKFDRSKFNKEQSVYMPQIPDIARCPEHLLPLKQWEDAFLADFSELRLALSRLQDSSEELSGKLQPIFVIHEKCHSRDLPWILENLDTEEVHPKQPHDFSGPESSIDQPSMLAPEDYDTSLPSEHSSPKASADESSGPLLSAILKMDSVARVSMLKKRISSVGTMNTLSRNDCSWLFALCAAVDTPLDADTIAALRSLLRKCAILRAAKSELDDEVVMLNILTTVAGRYYGQLGS; encoded by the exons atggCTTTTGATATGGATTCGGATAGATGCGTTGGATTCAAACGAAGAATCACGGAGATCGGAGACACCCAAGAGACACCGCCGACACCGCCGCCACAATCCTCCACTTCTCTTTGTATAGTTCACCAGGACGAGCAGGAAGAGCAAGATTTCGCTGAGAACAAGAACTTGAGCCTCCTCTCTGACTCCAAGAAGTCCAAGTCTTCTTCTCATTGTGAAGAATCTGAAATCATCACTGAAGGAAATCAAGAACTGGGTTTTGCTTCTGGTGCTCAACAAAGTCGCGAAGtgctgggttctttggcttctgGGCCTTCTGGAAATGGGGATTTTGTGATCAAGGTTGAGAATTTTGGTGGAGAAGTGCAAAAGACTGAGGATTGCGAGGCGGGCTATGTCTGTGATTGTGAAGCAAAGCAAGAAAAGTTTGATGTAgagaagggtggtggagaagtgCAAAAGACTGAGAATTGCGAGGCGGGCTATGTCTGTGATGGTGATGCAAAGCAAGAAAAGTTTGATATAGAGAAGGGTGGGGTTGAAGAGACTGCCAAAGAAAGCTTGTTGTCTGCTTCTTCTGACAAAGAAGAGAAGGCCTTTGTGAAAAGTGAAGTGGGTGTTGAGGTGGGCTCTGCCACGGAGGAAAATAAGGAGTTGGGAAAAGAATTTGAATCTAAAATTCTCTTGGAAGTGAAAAAGAAGCAACTCTTGGAGAAGCTTGAAGTCGTGTTAATGGCTGAAGATAAAACCCAGGGGGAAAAATTCACTGATTTTGAGGGTTCTTTGGAGATTGAAGTAATCGATCAAACGGCATTGATTGATTTCAATGACAAATGTGCAGAGAGGAAAGGGAACAAGAATGTGAATCAAGAAATGGATGCAAAGAAGGCGAGGCGGTCACGTAGAAAAGCAAAAAAGGTTTTCGAGATGAATCGAAAGAATACCCTTGTGAGGGGTGAAACTGAAAATGGGTGCAGAAAGATTGGGGATGGAACCAAGACGTTATACTCAAGGAAGGAGATGGAGGCCCTGAGGTTCACAAACATTGTAGAGCAGCGCCAAATTTGGAAAGTGATATACAACGGGCTTGGGGCTGCCGTGGCGAGGGAGTACGATGACTTGGCAAGCTCTAAGCATCAGAAGCAAATCCGCTTGAATTTTGATCCTCGGCAGCGCTTCGTGAAGCAGGAAGAGGCCCCTCCAATCCTCA GGGAAGCATGTTCTGAAAATATGGACATTGATATAAAAGACATGGAGAGTAATGAAACAGAAAGTCTGTCTCCATTGGATCCCACTTGCAGTCAGAGTGTTAGTGGTGAATATGGCTACACAGGTCTAGAAGAAGATAGCAGTGATGATGATGACAGTGTTGAAGATTATGCAAGTATTCAGAAACCTGCCTTTGTAGTAGAAGGAGAACCAAATTTTGATTCTGGTCCACCAGAAGATGGATTTGAATACATCAGACGTGTCAG GTGGGAGGCTTCTCAGATTCCAAAAGTGAAGGTGGCCAAGTTTGATAGAAGTAAATTTAACAAAGAACAGAGTGTTTATATGCCCCAGATTCCTGACATTGCCAGGTGTCCAGAACATCTACTGCCTTTGAAACAATGGGAGGATGCATTTCTTGCTGATTTTTCAGAGCTACGTCTG GCCCTGTCACGTCTTCAGGATTCTAGTGAAGAACTTTCTGGAAAGCTGCAACCAATATTTGTTATTCATGAAAAATGTCATTCCCGCGACTTACCTTGGATTCTTGAAAATTTAGATACTGAGGAAGTCCATCCCAAGCAGCCTCATGATTTTTCCGGGCCTGAAAGCTCCATTGATCAGCCATCTATGTTGGCTCCTGAAGACTACGATACCTCTCTGCCTTCAGAACATTCAAGCCCAAAGGCTTCTGCAGATGAAAGTTCTGGCCCTCTGTTGTCTGCGATCTTAAAAATGGACTCTGTTGCTCGAGTGTCAATGTTGAAGAAACGCATAAGCTCGGTAGGGACCATGAATACTCTGTCAAGAAATGATTGTTCGTGGCTGTTCGCCCTATGTGCGGCAGTTGATACACCACTAGATGCCGACACCATCGCCGCCCTTCGGAGCCTGCTTCGGAAGTGCGCCATCTTGCGAGCTGCAAAGTCTGAACTCGATGACGAGGTTGTGATGCTAAATATTCTGACCACAGTTGCAGGCAGGTATTATGGGCAGTTGGGAAGCTAA